A genomic segment from Acidobacteriota bacterium encodes:
- a CDS encoding ATP-binding cassette domain-containing protein, whose protein sequence is MTEPLVRASGLTRSFSRRTHWWGASARDVRAVRGVDLEIHPGETVGLVGESGSGKSTLGRMLIRLLDRDAGELWFDGVDLGAMEGESLRKMRRQFQIVFQDPYGSLNPRMRIGTAIGEPLTVHGLVANRRERDRKVAELLKQVGLEPTAAVRYPHEFSGGQRQRIGIARAIACSPRFIVADEPVSALDPPVQAQIINLMLDLQEALGLAYLFIAHDLRLVQRICDRVAVMYLGRIVEMAPTRQLFAAPRHPYTRALLASTPSLRPGDPAGAAVTGEPPSVTAPPVGCSFLDRCPLAIDRCRTDDPGLLEVAEGHRVACHVVPDSDG, encoded by the coding sequence GTGACGGAACCCCTCGTACGCGCCAGCGGGCTGACCCGCAGCTTCTCCCGGCGGACCCACTGGTGGGGTGCCAGCGCACGGGATGTGCGTGCCGTCCGAGGCGTGGATCTCGAGATCCATCCCGGCGAGACGGTGGGTCTGGTCGGGGAGTCGGGCTCCGGCAAGTCGACGCTGGGTCGGATGTTGATCCGTCTTCTGGATAGGGACGCGGGCGAACTGTGGTTCGACGGCGTCGACCTTGGCGCCATGGAGGGAGAGTCGCTCCGCAAGATGCGGCGCCAGTTCCAGATCGTCTTCCAGGACCCCTACGGATCGCTGAACCCTCGGATGCGAATCGGAACCGCCATCGGTGAACCTCTGACCGTCCATGGCCTGGTGGCCAACCGGCGGGAGCGCGACCGCAAGGTGGCAGAACTGCTCAAGCAGGTCGGGCTGGAACCCACCGCCGCCGTCCGTTACCCCCACGAGTTCTCCGGTGGCCAGCGGCAGCGGATCGGCATCGCCCGGGCGATCGCCTGCTCACCTCGCTTTATCGTCGCCGACGAACCGGTCTCGGCCCTCGACCCACCGGTGCAGGCCCAGATCATCAATTTGATGCTGGATCTCCAGGAGGCCCTGGGTCTTGCCTATCTGTTCATCGCCCACGACCTTCGATTGGTCCAGCGAATCTGTGACCGTGTGGCCGTGATGTATCTGGGTCGAATCGTCGAGATGGCCCCGACCCGCCAGCTGTTCGCGGCTCCTCGGCACCCGTATACCCGCGCCCTGCTGGCGTCGACCCCCTCGCTACGGCCGGGAGACCCCGCTGGGGCGGCGGTGACCGGAGAACCGCCCTCGGTGACGGCGCCGCCGGTCGGGTGTTCGTTTCTGGACAGATGCCCTTTGGCCATCGACCGCTGTCGGACCGACGACCCAGGGTTGCTGGAAGTCGCGGAGGGTCATAGAGTGGCCTGCCACGTGGTTCCCGACTCTGATGGGTGA
- a CDS encoding ABC transporter ATP-binding protein encodes MDSILSVRNLSVEYVSRDGVVPAVDSVSFDLVPGETYALVGESGCGKSATALSMLRLVEPGRIVGGEILFQGRDLMQMTPRELRSIRGRHIGMVFQESAAALNPVMRIGAQVAEAIRIHEKLPRKEAHARAVELLRRVALPEPERQARAYPHELSGGMKQRVMLAIALSCNPALLIADEPTTALDVTIQAQILELLRRLRDELSLTILLITHDLGVVAENADRVGVMYAGRIVEQSGVEDLFTSPAHPYTRGLLRSTPGYGDENPGRRLTTLDGSVPDPIHPPSGCRFHPRCAERLEPCDRQAPGWSEVASSHGVRCWLHESESS; translated from the coding sequence ATGGACTCGATCCTCTCTGTCCGCAACCTGTCGGTCGAATACGTGTCGCGGGACGGCGTCGTGCCGGCGGTCGATTCGGTCTCTTTCGATCTGGTGCCCGGCGAAACCTACGCACTTGTCGGGGAGTCGGGCTGTGGTAAGTCGGCGACCGCGCTGTCGATGTTGCGTCTGGTCGAGCCCGGCCGGATCGTCGGTGGCGAGATCCTGTTTCAGGGCCGGGACCTGATGCAGATGACACCGCGCGAGCTCCGCTCGATCCGCGGTCGTCACATCGGCATGGTTTTTCAGGAGTCGGCGGCGGCCCTGAACCCCGTCATGCGGATCGGGGCGCAGGTCGCCGAGGCGATCCGCATCCACGAGAAGCTGCCTCGCAAGGAGGCTCACGCACGGGCCGTTGAGTTGCTGCGACGGGTGGCGCTGCCCGAGCCTGAGCGGCAGGCTCGAGCCTACCCCCATGAGTTGTCGGGTGGGATGAAGCAGCGGGTCATGCTGGCCATCGCGCTCTCGTGTAACCCCGCTCTGTTGATCGCCGACGAACCGACGACGGCATTGGACGTCACGATTCAGGCCCAGATCCTCGAGTTGCTGCGTCGTCTGCGTGATGAACTGTCGCTGACCATCCTGCTGATCACTCATGACCTCGGTGTCGTGGCCGAGAACGCAGATCGCGTCGGCGTGATGTACGCAGGACGGATCGTCGAGCAGTCAGGGGTTGAAGACCTCTTCACGTCACCGGCCCATCCCTACACCCGGGGCCTGCTCCGGTCGACGCCGGGCTACGGAGACGAGAACCCCGGTCGTCGTCTCACGACTCTCGACGGCAGCGTGCCGGATCCGATCCACCCCCCTTCGGGCTGTCGATTTCACCCCCGCTGCGCCGAGCGGTTGGAGCCGTGTGATCGGCAGGCTCCCGGTTGGAGTGAGGTCGCGTCGAGTCACGGCGTGCGCTGCTGGTTACACGAATCGGAGTCGTCGTGA
- a CDS encoding enoyl-ACP reductase, translating to MRQIDLSNKTALVLGVANQRSLAWAIADALGEAGCKLAFTYQGERLQKNVLGLAEKYPNAPVMACDVTSDEQVEGVFTRVEKEFGKLSILVHSVAFARREELEGAFRTTSLQGWRVALEISAYSFVNLTNRAFPLMQEDGGSVLALSYLASQRVVPNYNVMGSAKAALEHSVRQLAYELGPKNIRVNAISSGPVATLSARGISGFSSMAKQHREKAPLGRNIEPREVGDAGLFLCSDMGSGITGEIMYVDGGYNIMAI from the coding sequence ATGCGTCAGATCGATCTCTCGAACAAGACAGCGCTGGTGTTGGGTGTGGCCAACCAGCGATCCCTGGCCTGGGCGATCGCGGATGCGCTGGGCGAGGCCGGCTGCAAGCTTGCCTTTACCTACCAGGGTGAGCGCCTACAAAAAAACGTGCTGGGGCTCGCGGAGAAATACCCCAACGCCCCGGTCATGGCGTGCGACGTCACCAGCGACGAGCAAGTTGAAGGCGTCTTCACGCGAGTCGAGAAGGAGTTCGGCAAACTCAGTATCCTCGTTCACTCGGTCGCGTTCGCGCGGCGGGAGGAACTCGAAGGCGCCTTCCGCACCACGTCGCTCCAGGGTTGGCGTGTCGCGCTGGAGATCAGCGCCTACTCCTTCGTCAACCTCACCAATCGGGCGTTCCCGCTGATGCAGGAAGACGGCGGATCGGTGCTGGCACTGAGCTATCTCGCAAGCCAACGAGTGGTTCCCAATTACAACGTGATGGGAAGTGCGAAGGCCGCGCTCGAACACTCGGTCCGACAGCTTGCTTACGAACTGGGACCCAAGAACATCCGCGTCAACGCGATCTCCTCAGGACCGGTCGCGACGCTATCGGCGCGCGGGATCTCCGGGTTCTCGTCGATGGCGAAGCAGCATCGGGAGAAGGCCCCTCTCGGACGCAACATCGAGCCGAGAGAGGTCGGTGACGCCGGCCTGTTCCTGTGCAGCGATATGGGATCGGGAATCACCGGCGAGATCATGTATGTCGACGGCGGCTACAACATCATGGCGATCTAG
- the tsaD gene encoding tRNA (adenosine(37)-N6)-threonylcarbamoyltransferase complex transferase subunit TsaD: MTTILAIESSCDETAAAVVRDRDEVLSNVIASQIDIHREYGGVVPELAARHHIEAIDFVLRQALLQADTRLEEIDAIAVTQGPGLIGSLLVGVMTAKAIAWQRQLPLIAVNHLEGHVRSVFIDHPATPFPNLSLIVSGGHTALYLCPGEGDYRLLARTRDDAVGEAFDKVSKLLGLGYPGGPVIERIARDGNSSRHDFPHAQMKDGSLDFSYSGLKTAVRREAQRLGLDQESATGGEVSDDVRDIAASFQRAAIRVLVRRTVKACKREGVDTVAVSGGVSCNKKLRESFAGAAAREGLQVVFPAPQYTTDNAAMIGAAAFLHYERGEFAPLSINADPSMKL; the protein is encoded by the coding sequence ATGACAACCATCCTCGCGATCGAATCATCCTGCGACGAGACGGCGGCGGCGGTGGTCCGTGATCGTGACGAGGTCCTCTCGAACGTGATCGCGTCCCAGATCGATATCCACCGGGAGTACGGCGGTGTCGTGCCGGAACTGGCTGCACGTCACCACATCGAGGCCATCGACTTCGTTCTTCGGCAGGCACTTCTGCAGGCCGATACCCGCCTCGAAGAGATCGACGCGATCGCCGTGACCCAGGGGCCCGGGTTGATCGGCTCGCTGCTTGTCGGCGTGATGACGGCCAAGGCCATCGCATGGCAGCGTCAGCTTCCCCTCATCGCGGTCAACCATCTGGAGGGGCACGTCCGATCGGTTTTCATCGACCACCCCGCGACGCCGTTTCCGAATCTGTCGTTGATCGTCTCCGGTGGCCACACCGCGCTCTATCTCTGTCCGGGAGAGGGAGACTATCGTCTGCTGGCTCGTACGCGGGACGATGCCGTGGGTGAGGCGTTCGACAAGGTCTCCAAGCTCCTGGGTCTGGGCTATCCCGGCGGGCCGGTCATCGAGCGGATCGCGAGGGACGGCAACAGTTCGCGTCACGACTTCCCCCATGCACAGATGAAGGACGGTTCCCTCGACTTCTCCTACAGCGGACTGAAGACGGCCGTCCGCAGAGAGGCCCAGCGCCTGGGCCTGGACCAAGAGTCCGCCACGGGCGGGGAGGTCTCCGATGACGTGAGGGACATCGCCGCGTCATTCCAGCGTGCCGCGATTCGCGTACTCGTGCGTCGCACGGTCAAGGCCTGCAAACGAGAAGGCGTCGACACCGTCGCCGTCAGCGGTGGCGTCTCGTGTAACAAGAAGCTGCGTGAGTCGTTCGCCGGCGCGGCCGCTCGTGAAGGGCTGCAGGTCGTCTTTCCGGCGCCGCAGTACACCACCGACAATGCGGCGATGATCGGCGCCGCGGCGTTCCTGCATTACGAACGTGGCGAGTTCGCCCCGTTGTCGATTAATGCGGACCCGTCGATGAAGCTGTAG
- the mtnA gene encoding S-methyl-5-thioribose-1-phosphate isomerase, whose product MIWTPVERTKNSVRMIDQRKLPLVETWLELKSPQAVIDAIRDMVVRGAPAIGISAAFGLTLAAESLKGQDPASFKTGFYDACDRMAEARPTAVNLRWAVERMRATLDDALRRDLEPAAVIETLTAEADAIHAEDLQSCQEIGRHGATLVPGVATILTHCNAGGLATAGYGTALGVVRGAVGAGKRVHVLADETRPFLQGARLTAWELMKDNIETTLITDNSAGSLMQRGEVDLVVVGSDRIAANGDVANKIGTYTVAVLAKEHDIPFYVAAPISTIDYDCPHGDRIPIEERDPAEVTHLFGTRIAPEGVGVRNLAFDVTPARLVTAIVTERGIARPPYTESLRALIDPDR is encoded by the coding sequence ATGATCTGGACACCGGTCGAGCGGACAAAAAATAGCGTCCGCATGATCGATCAACGCAAACTTCCGTTGGTCGAAACCTGGCTGGAACTCAAGTCGCCGCAAGCCGTGATCGACGCCATCCGCGACATGGTCGTGCGGGGCGCCCCTGCCATCGGTATCTCGGCGGCGTTTGGTTTGACCCTCGCCGCAGAATCGTTGAAAGGTCAGGATCCCGCTTCGTTCAAGACCGGTTTCTACGACGCCTGCGATCGGATGGCGGAGGCGCGGCCGACGGCCGTCAACCTTCGCTGGGCGGTCGAGCGGATGCGGGCAACGCTGGACGACGCGTTACGACGGGATCTGGAGCCAGCCGCCGTCATCGAGACGCTGACCGCGGAGGCGGATGCGATCCACGCCGAGGATCTTCAATCCTGTCAGGAGATCGGTCGACACGGCGCGACGCTCGTTCCCGGTGTGGCGACGATCCTCACGCACTGCAACGCCGGTGGACTTGCGACGGCCGGTTACGGAACGGCGCTCGGTGTGGTCCGCGGTGCGGTCGGAGCCGGCAAACGGGTTCACGTTCTTGCGGATGAGACCCGCCCGTTCCTGCAAGGTGCCCGACTGACCGCCTGGGAGCTGATGAAGGACAACATCGAGACGACGCTCATCACGGATAACTCTGCGGGCAGCCTGATGCAACGCGGCGAAGTCGATCTCGTCGTCGTCGGGTCCGATCGGATCGCCGCCAACGGTGATGTTGCCAACAAGATCGGGACGTACACCGTCGCCGTCCTGGCGAAGGAACACGACATCCCGTTCTACGTCGCGGCACCGATCTCCACGATCGATTACGACTGTCCGCATGGGGACCGGATTCCGATCGAGGAACGAGACCCGGCGGAGGTTACGCACTTGTTCGGGACGCGCATCGCGCCCGAGGGCGTTGGTGTGCGCAACCTTGCCTTCGACGTGACTCCGGCGCGACTCGTCACGGCGATCGTCACAGAGCGAGGCATCGCGCGCCCGCCGTATACCGAGTCGTTACGAGCCCTCATCGACCCGGATCGCTGA
- a CDS encoding methylmalonyl-CoA mutase family protein: MPNDDKSRRAEWEAAVRKTLERRPERRDRFETSSGVDVQRLYTADDPPQDAERRAADLGYPGGFPFTRGVQPTMYRGRFWTMRQYSGFGTAEETNRRFRYLLEQGQTGLSAAFDLPTQLGYDSDSPMAVGEVGKVGVAISSLADMEQLLDGIPLERVSTSMTINSTAATLLALYVAVARKQGVAIDRLSGTVQNDLLKEYIARGTYIYPPKASLRITSDMLAWCHAEVPRWNTISISGYHMREAGSTAAQEIAFTLANAIAYCDAALERGMKFEEFGGRLSFFFNGHSNFFEEICKFRAARRLWSTLCRERFGVQRDDLCRLRFHTQTAGSTLTAQQPDVNVVRTATQALSAVLGGTQSLHTNSMDEALGLPTEHAALLALRTQQVIAYETGVCDTIDPLAGSYFVESLTDQLEDQAREYIAKIDEFGGAVAAIERGYQQREIHEAAFRWQKQVESEDAVVVGVNRFRTDDDLRPPVLRIDPALEKDRIQRLAALRSQRDDEAVRTALAEVVRCAGGTDNLMPAILSAVEAYATLGEVADALRREFGTFRESFRF; this comes from the coding sequence ATGCCCAACGACGACAAGTCGCGCCGGGCGGAGTGGGAAGCGGCCGTCCGCAAGACGTTGGAGCGGCGGCCCGAACGGCGCGACAGATTCGAGACGAGCTCTGGCGTCGACGTCCAGCGGCTCTATACAGCCGACGACCCGCCGCAGGACGCGGAACGGCGTGCGGCCGACCTTGGCTATCCCGGCGGGTTTCCCTTCACCCGTGGCGTCCAGCCGACGATGTATCGCGGTCGGTTCTGGACCATGCGCCAGTACTCGGGCTTCGGCACGGCCGAAGAGACCAACCGCCGGTTCCGCTATCTCCTCGAGCAGGGTCAGACCGGGCTCTCCGCGGCGTTCGATCTGCCGACACAACTTGGCTATGACTCGGACAGCCCGATGGCCGTGGGAGAAGTGGGCAAGGTCGGCGTAGCGATCTCCTCGTTGGCCGATATGGAGCAGCTCCTCGACGGTATTCCGCTCGAGCGCGTCTCCACGTCGATGACGATCAACTCCACCGCGGCGACCCTGCTGGCGTTGTACGTCGCGGTCGCTCGAAAGCAGGGCGTCGCGATCGATCGACTTTCCGGTACGGTCCAGAACGATCTCCTGAAGGAATACATCGCCCGCGGGACCTACATCTATCCACCGAAGGCGTCGCTGCGGATCACGAGCGACATGCTCGCCTGGTGTCATGCAGAGGTTCCGCGCTGGAACACGATCTCCATCTCCGGCTACCACATGCGCGAGGCCGGTTCGACGGCAGCGCAGGAGATCGCTTTCACGCTTGCCAACGCGATCGCCTACTGCGATGCGGCGTTGGAACGGGGGATGAAGTTTGAGGAGTTTGGCGGGCGGCTGTCCTTCTTCTTTAATGGTCACTCGAACTTCTTCGAGGAGATCTGCAAGTTCCGGGCGGCGCGACGACTCTGGTCGACCCTCTGTCGCGAGCGTTTCGGCGTCCAGCGGGACGATCTCTGTCGTCTTCGATTTCACACGCAGACTGCGGGGTCGACACTCACCGCGCAACAACCGGACGTCAACGTCGTACGAACCGCGACTCAGGCACTCTCCGCGGTGCTCGGCGGCACCCAGTCGCTACACACCAATTCGATGGACGAGGCGCTGGGGCTTCCCACGGAACACGCCGCGCTCCTCGCCCTGCGAACCCAGCAGGTGATCGCCTACGAGACCGGTGTCTGCGACACGATCGATCCCCTTGCGGGCTCGTACTTCGTCGAGTCGTTGACCGACCAGCTCGAAGATCAGGCCCGTGAGTACATCGCGAAGATCGACGAGTTCGGGGGAGCCGTCGCCGCGATCGAACGCGGGTACCAGCAACGAGAGATCCACGAAGCGGCCTTTCGCTGGCAGAAACAGGTCGAATCGGAAGACGCCGTCGTCGTGGGAGTGAACCGCTTCCGGACCGATGACGACCTTCGGCCGCCGGTCCTGCGGATCGACCCCGCCCTGGAAAAGGATCGAATCCAGCGGCTCGCGGCCCTGCGAAGCCAACGGGATGATGAGGCGGTTCGGACGGCGCTTGCGGAAGTGGTGCGCTGTGCGGGCGGGACGGATAACCTGATGCCGGCGATTCTGTCGGCGGTCGAGGCGTACGCGACGCTCGGCGAGGTCGCCGACGCCCTGCGTCGCGAGTTCGGGACATTCCGCGAGAGCTTCCGCTTCTAG
- a CDS encoding Lpg1974 family pore-forming outer membrane protein, with amino-acid sequence MRSRLVQYGLGIVIGSLFLAAGPVEAGKYSYRGYSAYGGGAESGFYVRAEGGLFNPRNTDQVLGSVVDSGVHSQVIPIWDDEFAGGAAFGYRFDNGSRIEASVWGYETDTGATGLGSGGDMLHFTIAPPATSGGTPISSGNPGFYAVNTQIEGTLADLTWAKGNEVGERLTMEWSLGLRYANFEESYLGVYGDTSASNLFDVGKTMQGEGVGVRAGVGGRYDLTGSVAVTGSLGVSFLDGEITANSATAPRGQAGVLGAAAVAFDDSRSGEIRDFDVNLVWSTLGSQLELSLGWEQSRWDGLTADLLRNPTGLSTTLRERDSVTFSGYKFGVFFRF; translated from the coding sequence ATGAGATCTAGGTTGGTTCAATACGGTCTCGGCATCGTAATCGGCTCGCTCTTTCTGGCGGCCGGACCCGTCGAGGCAGGCAAGTACAGTTATCGAGGCTATTCCGCCTACGGAGGTGGCGCCGAGTCCGGATTCTACGTCCGGGCCGAGGGCGGCCTCTTCAATCCGCGGAACACCGATCAGGTGCTCGGATCGGTGGTCGACTCCGGCGTGCACAGTCAGGTCATTCCCATCTGGGATGACGAGTTCGCCGGCGGTGCCGCATTCGGCTACCGGTTCGACAACGGGAGCCGCATCGAGGCGTCGGTCTGGGGCTACGAGACCGACACCGGCGCCACCGGTCTCGGCAGTGGCGGCGACATGCTCCATTTCACCATCGCGCCTCCTGCGACCAGCGGCGGAACGCCGATCTCGTCGGGAAACCCCGGGTTTTACGCCGTCAACACGCAGATCGAGGGAACCCTTGCCGACCTGACCTGGGCCAAGGGCAACGAGGTTGGCGAGCGGCTGACGATGGAGTGGTCGCTTGGCCTGCGCTACGCCAATTTCGAGGAGAGCTACCTGGGCGTCTACGGAGACACCTCCGCCAGCAATCTGTTCGATGTTGGAAAGACGATGCAGGGTGAGGGAGTCGGCGTCCGTGCAGGCGTCGGCGGTCGCTACGATCTGACCGGATCGGTGGCGGTGACCGGCAGTCTGGGGGTCAGCTTTCTGGACGGCGAGATCACCGCCAACTCCGCGACCGCCCCCCGGGGACAGGCCGGGGTTCTGGGTGCCGCCGCCGTGGCGTTCGACGACAGCCGCTCCGGCGAGATCCGCGATTTCGATGTCAATCTGGTCTGGTCGACTCTCGGCAGCCAGCTCGAGCTTTCACTGGGTTGGGAGCAATCCCGCTGGGACGGCCTGACGGCGGACCTTCTCCGAAACCCGACGGGTCTTTCGACGACGCTTCGCGAGCGTGACTCGGTGACCTTTTCGGGGTATAAATTCGGCGTGTTCTTCAGATTCTAG
- a CDS encoding cohesin domain-containing protein — translation MMRFRKNGFGALIVLGILLTLTTACGGGGGGGGAVIPPGLVAAFAGGNPTPGAMTINMTSGPSNGSTFSILVNVTGIPDFFGAAFRVTFNGATASLAGSSAAGSFIDVGGATVNFNAVESTPGTVLVNATRQGMVAGVSPAATDLLITLTFNADAATGGNVFTFGTAADREVRTCATANGVCPALNDNMLTWSGGTMVAN, via the coding sequence ATGATGCGTTTTAGAAAGAATGGTTTTGGCGCCTTGATTGTGTTGGGGATCTTACTGACCCTTACGACCGCCTGCGGCGGCGGCGGCGGTGGTGGCGGTGCCGTTATCCCGCCTGGACTGGTCGCCGCGTTCGCCGGTGGTAACCCCACACCCGGAGCCATGACGATCAACATGACATCGGGTCCTTCCAACGGTTCGACTTTTTCGATCCTCGTCAACGTGACCGGGATTCCCGACTTCTTCGGGGCGGCATTTCGTGTGACGTTTAATGGGGCGACGGCCTCACTGGCGGGGTCTAGCGCAGCCGGGTCATTCATCGACGTCGGCGGCGCGACCGTCAACTTCAATGCGGTCGAATCGACTCCGGGCACCGTGCTCGTCAACGCGACCCGTCAGGGAATGGTGGCGGGCGTCTCGCCTGCGGCGACGGATCTGCTGATCACTCTGACGTTTAACGCTGACGCGGCGACTGGCGGAAACGTGTTTACCTTCGGCACCGCTGCCGATCGAGAAGTAAGAACTTGTGCGACGGCCAACGGCGTGTGTCCTGCGCTCAACGACAACATGCTGACCTGGTCTGGTGGGACGATGGTGGCCAACTAA